The genomic stretch tttaattaagCCAAAAAAGGAGGAGAAAGTATTACAAAAACGTTTAAGAAAACACTTAGCAATCCTTCCACAAAAAAACGTGGAGTATTCAATAGACGAAGCAATAAGTAGAATCAAAATCATCAGCGGAACGAAATTCATAGAAGGAATAGACGTAGCAATAAGAATACCAGTGACGAACAAGAAGGCGAAATCAACAGCAGGACAATACGCGAAACTTATAACGATTCCATACAAGTCACTAAAATCGAAGAGAACTAAACTAGGAATATTTGCAACAAAGGAACTAGTAGAAGAAATTAAATCGAAAGGTTAGTAGTgagtatattaaaatatagaGGTAGAAGAACAAAGGCCAGaagtatattaaaatttacagaaataaataacctGGAATTTATCGGAGGAGAAGAACTGATAAAGGAGTTTAAAGAGAAGGGAGAAGTGCCAGAAGTAAACCTGGTACTATCAGACATAAAAACATACCCGAAGCTGAGTCTTTTGGGAAAACTGCTGGCGAAGAAGGGTTTGATGCCAAATTTGGAAGTGGGAACGTGTTTAGAGTCAAAAACAGATTTCACAGAAGTCCTGGATAATTTCGTAAACAGGAACGTGTTAGTCATAAAGTCAGATAAAGTAGGAGACATCAAGTGTAACTTCGCAGATGTGACGATGCCCTTGGATGAAATAAGGTCGAACCTACTGGAAATATTCAggtaaacaaaaataagttaacGCGGAGTATAGATACTTGAAGAAGAATAAGCCGCCATACTCAACA from Theileria orientalis strain Shintoku DNA, chromosome 1, complete genome encodes the following:
- a CDS encoding chloroplast ribosomal protein L1/50S ribosomal protein L10, with product MCINKNECYKVVLAKIKMKENQITRMKSTISTIGLSVFIINRQFVKSFVCYNNINLELFKPEKKDSFVLPASKNISSSKFQKSLNERLEEEFNRIVETAKKLNLKEKELNEYALNHIPEESQRKRFLYLIKPKKEEKVLQKRLRKHLAILPQKNVEYSIDEAISRIKIISGTKFIEGIDVAIRIPVTNKKAKSTAGQYAKLITIPYKSLKSKRTKLGIFATKELVEEIKSKGRRTKARSILKFTEINNLEFIGGEELIKEFKEKGEVPEVNLVLSDIKTYPKLSLLGKLLAKKGLMPNLEVGTCLESKTDFTEVLDNFVNRNVLVIKSDKVGDIKCNFADVTMPLDEIRSNLLEIFRYLKKNKPPYSTQKFIDKIYISSSMGPSFRLGIKQFKYNRN